Proteins encoded within one genomic window of Bradyrhizobium sp. CB1717:
- a CDS encoding SpoVR family protein: MTERLFEGADWDFRTLQRITDACEEVALKDLGLDVYPNQIEVITAEQMLDAYSSVGMPLFYKHWSFGKHFAFHEASYRKGLMGLAYEIVINSSPCISYLMEENTATMQTLVIAHAAFGHNHFFKNNYLFKQWTDADGILDYLDFAKNYVMQCEERYGRTEVERTLDAAHALMSHGIDRYPGKKKLDLRAEEKRAGRRRQHEEEVFNDLWRTVPAGKSKSRSTLSIERRRKLLGLPQENLLYFLEKSAPRLAPWQRELLRIVRHIAQYFYPQSQTKVMNEGTATYVHYRIMTQLHQQGRITDGNFLEFLGSHTNVVFQPEFDDPRFSGFNPYALGFAMMQDIERIVTSPEDEDREWFPDIAGKNDVMGVLRDVWANYRDESFIGQFLSPKLMRHFRMFHLHDDPEERAGIRVDAIHDERGFRRVRRELARQHDVGYIDANIEVVDVDLSGDRRLILHHRVIKGSQLNETDTKRVLQHLADLWTYDVALIEVDANDKVLREYVVSPRPIPAAVA; this comes from the coding sequence ATGACGGAACGTTTGTTCGAAGGCGCGGATTGGGATTTTCGCACCTTGCAGCGTATCACCGATGCCTGCGAAGAGGTGGCGTTGAAGGATCTCGGGCTCGACGTCTATCCGAACCAGATCGAGGTCATCACCGCCGAGCAGATGCTGGACGCCTATTCGTCGGTCGGCATGCCCTTGTTCTACAAGCACTGGTCCTTCGGCAAGCATTTCGCCTTCCACGAGGCCTCTTATCGCAAGGGCCTGATGGGCCTCGCCTATGAGATCGTGATCAACTCCTCGCCCTGCATCTCCTATCTGATGGAGGAGAACACGGCGACGATGCAGACGCTGGTGATCGCGCACGCCGCCTTCGGCCACAACCATTTCTTCAAGAACAACTATCTGTTCAAGCAGTGGACCGACGCCGACGGCATCCTGGACTATCTCGACTTCGCCAAGAACTACGTCATGCAATGCGAGGAGCGCTACGGCCGCACCGAGGTCGAGCGCACGCTCGACGCCGCGCATGCGCTGATGTCGCACGGCATCGACCGCTATCCCGGCAAGAAGAAGCTGGATCTGCGCGCCGAGGAGAAGCGGGCAGGGCGCAGGCGCCAGCACGAGGAAGAGGTCTTCAACGATCTCTGGCGCACCGTGCCTGCCGGCAAGAGCAAGAGCCGTTCGACGCTCAGCATCGAGCGGCGCCGCAAGCTGCTCGGCCTGCCGCAGGAGAACCTGCTCTATTTTCTGGAGAAGAGCGCGCCGCGCCTAGCGCCCTGGCAGCGCGAGCTGCTGCGGATCGTCCGCCACATCGCGCAATATTTCTATCCGCAGAGCCAGACCAAGGTGATGAACGAGGGGACGGCGACTTACGTCCACTATCGCATCATGACCCAGCTGCACCAGCAGGGGCGCATCACCGACGGCAACTTCCTCGAATTCCTGGGATCGCACACCAACGTGGTGTTCCAGCCCGAATTCGACGATCCGCGCTTCTCGGGCTTCAACCCCTATGCGCTCGGCTTCGCAATGATGCAGGACATCGAGCGCATCGTCACCAGTCCGGAAGACGAGGACCGCGAATGGTTCCCCGACATCGCCGGCAAGAACGACGTGATGGGCGTGCTGCGCGACGTCTGGGCCAACTACCGCGACGAGAGCTTCATCGGCCAGTTCCTGAGCCCGAAGTTGATGCGGCACTTCCGCATGTTCCATCTCCACGACGATCCCGAGGAGCGCGCCGGCATCCGCGTCGATGCCATCCACGACGAGCGCGGCTTCCGCCGCGTGCGGCGCGAATTGGCGCGGCAGCACGATGTCGGCTACATCGACGCCAATATCGAGGTGGTCGACGTCGATCTCTCCGGCGACCGCCGCCTGATCCTGCATCATCGCGTCATCAAGGGCTCGCAGCTCAACGAGACCGACACCAAGCGCGTGCTGCAGCACCTGGCCGATCTCTGGACCTACGACGTCGCGCTGATCGAGGTCGACGCCAACGACAAGGTTTTGCGCGAATATGTAGTGAGCCCGCGTCCGATCCCGGCGGCGGTGGCCTGA